In Acidovorax sp. 106, the following proteins share a genomic window:
- a CDS encoding FAD-binding oxidoreductase, translating to MKLDSYWNDALPLWPAAATGGARSLPETVDVAIVGGGFTGLSAALALARKGARVVVLEAGPTVAPEASGRNGGHVNNGLAVDYADVAAKVGVDTARAWYHAYDDAVNTVDRLVQQESIDCDFLRHGKLKLATRPYQMDALQRSAARLVADGVDTDVEILSAERVRAEVQSERFHGGLLYKRSAQMHMGRFAHGLAQAAERHGATICTHTCVNRLERLQGQAHRLHTAHGVVTAQQVLLATGASRHGGYGSFGWLRRRIVPIGSFIVVTEPLGAERAYALLRERRTYTTIANIHHYFRLTPDHRLVFGGRARFAISSPQSDAASGEILRAGLAETFPQLGPVRLDYCWGGLVDMTQDRLPQAGERDGLFYSMGYSGHGTQMSVHMGERMAEVMAGNAAANPWKGRHWPAIPGHFGPPWFLPAVGLYYRLKDRLA from the coding sequence ATGAAGCTCGACTCGTACTGGAATGATGCCTTGCCCCTGTGGCCTGCGGCTGCTACAGGGGGTGCACGCAGCCTGCCTGAAACGGTCGATGTGGCCATTGTGGGCGGTGGCTTTACCGGCCTGTCGGCGGCGCTGGCCCTGGCCCGCAAGGGCGCCCGTGTGGTGGTGCTGGAGGCCGGCCCCACCGTGGCGCCCGAGGCATCGGGCCGCAATGGCGGGCATGTCAACAACGGCTTGGCGGTTGACTACGCCGATGTCGCTGCCAAGGTGGGGGTGGACACTGCGCGCGCCTGGTACCACGCTTACGACGATGCAGTGAACACCGTGGACCGCCTAGTGCAGCAGGAATCGATTGATTGCGACTTTCTGCGCCACGGTAAGCTCAAGCTGGCCACGCGCCCCTACCAGATGGACGCGCTGCAGCGCAGTGCAGCGCGCCTGGTGGCAGATGGCGTGGACACCGATGTAGAGATACTGAGCGCTGAGCGTGTGCGCGCCGAGGTGCAAAGCGAGCGCTTTCACGGCGGCTTGCTGTACAAGCGCAGCGCGCAGATGCACATGGGCCGTTTTGCCCACGGGCTGGCCCAGGCGGCCGAGCGCCACGGCGCCACCATTTGCACCCACACCTGCGTCAACCGACTGGAGCGCTTGCAAGGACAGGCGCACCGCCTGCATACGGCGCACGGCGTGGTCACGGCCCAGCAGGTGCTGCTGGCCACGGGCGCATCGCGCCACGGCGGCTATGGCAGCTTTGGCTGGCTGCGCCGGCGCATCGTTCCCATTGGCAGCTTCATCGTGGTCACCGAGCCTTTGGGGGCTGAGCGCGCCTACGCTTTGCTGCGCGAGCGCCGCACCTACACCACCATTGCCAACATCCACCATTACTTCCGGCTCACGCCAGACCACCGGCTGGTGTTTGGTGGGCGCGCACGTTTTGCCATCTCCAGCCCACAGTCGGATGCGGCCAGCGGCGAGATCCTGCGTGCCGGTCTGGCCGAGACCTTCCCGCAGTTGGGGCCTGTGCGGCTCGATTATTGCTGGGGTGGCTTGGTGGACATGACCCAGGACCGCCTGCCGCAAGCGGGCGAGCGCGATGGCCTGTTTTATTCGATGGGCTACAGCGGCCATGGCACGCAGATGTCGGTGCACATGGGTGAGCGCATGGCCGAAGTGATGGCGGGCAATGCCGCTGCCAACCCCTGGAAAGGGCGCCATTGGCCCGCCATTCCGGGCCACTTTGGCCCCCCTTGGTTTCTGCCTGCCGTGGGCCTGTATTACAGGCTCAAAGACCGACTGGCGTGA